The following coding sequences lie in one SAR202 cluster bacterium genomic window:
- the acpP gene encoding acyl carrier protein, with the protein MATVLERVQQLTAERLGVDEASVVPTASFIDDLNADSLDLVELIMALEEEFSKDGDPLEIPDEDAEKITTVQSAVDYIQSKGIQD; encoded by the coding sequence GTGGCGACAGTTTTAGAAAGAGTACAACAACTTACAGCGGAACGTTTGGGAGTCGATGAAGCATCGGTTGTTCCTACAGCTTCCTTTATTGATGATCTAAACGCAGATTCTCTTGACTTGGTAGAATTGATTATGGCACTTGAAGAAGAATTTTCAAAAGATGGAGACCCACTAGAAATTCCTGATGAAGATGCTGAAAAAATCACAACCGTACAAAGTGCTGTTGACTACATCCAATCTAAAGGGATTCAAGATTAG
- a CDS encoding uracil-DNA glycosylase has translation MKNLTDISELIKNCIKCELSLTRINAVPGEGFFQSKLMLIGEAPGYYEDNSGQPFVGAAGKLLTKLLNSIGLSRDDVFITNIVKCRPPNNRDPSPNEINQCSPYLSKQIELINPALIITLGRHSLSYFVPKLPIGKAHGTIINQNGYTIYPTYHPAAALRQTRFHQILSEEFLRIPNLIKSLETKVEKPETLNDQLQLF, from the coding sequence ATGAAAAATCTGACGGATATTTCAGAACTAATTAAAAATTGTATAAAATGTGAGCTATCTCTAACGAGGATTAATGCTGTACCAGGTGAAGGTTTTTTTCAATCTAAGTTAATGCTTATTGGAGAAGCACCTGGTTATTACGAAGATAATAGCGGCCAACCGTTTGTGGGTGCAGCTGGGAAATTACTTACAAAATTACTTAATTCCATCGGTTTATCGAGGGATGATGTATTTATTACTAACATTGTAAAATGCCGACCTCCTAATAACAGAGACCCTTCCCCAAATGAAATAAATCAATGTTCACCATACCTCAGTAAACAAATTGAGCTTATTAATCCTGCTCTGATCATAACTTTGGGTAGACATTCTTTGTCATACTTTGTTCCCAAACTTCCTATTGGCAAAGCTCATGGTACTATTATCAATCAAAATGGCTATACAATTTACCCAACTTATCATCCTGCTGCCGCTTTAAGACAAACAAGATTCCATCAAATCCTTTCCGAAGAGTTCCTACGCATCCCTAATCTTATAAAATCCTTAGAAACAAAAGTAGAAAAACCGGAAACCCTCAACGATCAGTTGCAATTATTTTAA
- a CDS encoding DUF177 domain-containing protein: protein MLLQLGNLLKSATGTKKLHNIYYDEIIVDEFNIISSSGVICLTKINMGVWANTKIQLSIASNCDRCLEKYNQEIHIESDDIFYHFDYLGKNHELYDRIDGPEFFYIKDNTIELTESFRQNILVNMPIKLLCNLNCQGIKNKNNRITNTK from the coding sequence TTGCTTTTACAATTAGGAAATTTATTAAAATCAGCTACAGGAACAAAAAAACTTCATAATATTTATTATGATGAAATAATTGTCGATGAATTCAATATCATATCCAGTAGTGGTGTAATTTGTCTTACAAAAATTAATATGGGTGTCTGGGCTAATACCAAAATACAATTATCAATAGCTTCTAATTGTGATCGTTGTTTGGAAAAATATAATCAAGAAATACATATAGAATCTGATGATATTTTCTATCATTTTGACTATTTAGGCAAAAACCATGAATTATATGATAGAATAGATGGTCCTGAGTTTTTTTATATAAAAGATAATACGATTGAATTAACAGAATCATTCAGGCAAAACATATTAGTTAATATGCCAATAAAGTTATTGTGCAATTTAAATTGTCAGGGTATAAAGAATAAAAATAATAGAATTACAAATACTAAATAA
- the fabD gene encoding ACP S-malonyltransferase has translation MDNAIIFPGQGAQEVGMGRSLFENSESAKDIFLRADEALGFSLSQIIFEGPSEELERTINTQPAILTMSIACFEAYKSMHALKVSEIARFCAGHSLGEYTALVASQAISLEDGVKLVRERGRLMQEACDRVDSGMAAIIGLEEEIVQEVCKETNTQAANINSPGQIVISGLKSDIDNAVKIASDRGAKRAIPLKVSGAFHSYLMSSALSEMNEAIKNVTFNNSSIPLIANCSSKPMSNVSEIREELSEQLCGCVYWQRGIEHMTNEGITTFYEFGPGKVLSGMVKRISENSITHSISDYESLINLQPEN, from the coding sequence ATGGATAATGCAATAATTTTTCCAGGACAAGGTGCACAAGAAGTAGGTATGGGGAGAAGCCTTTTTGAAAACTCTGAATCTGCTAAAGATATTTTTCTGCGCGCTGACGAAGCTTTAGGTTTCTCTTTATCTCAGATAATTTTTGAAGGACCTTCAGAAGAACTCGAACGTACCATAAATACTCAACCTGCTATCCTAACAATGAGTATCGCCTGTTTTGAGGCATATAAATCCATGCATGCTCTAAAGGTTTCAGAAATTGCGAGATTTTGTGCAGGTCATAGTCTAGGCGAATACACCGCACTAGTTGCAAGTCAGGCAATCAGTTTAGAAGATGGGGTAAAATTAGTTAGAGAACGTGGAAGATTAATGCAAGAGGCATGTGACAGAGTTGATAGTGGCATGGCAGCTATAATCGGACTAGAAGAAGAAATTGTCCAAGAAGTCTGTAAGGAAACAAATACCCAAGCTGCCAATATAAATAGTCCAGGTCAAATTGTAATTAGTGGACTAAAATCTGATATCGATAACGCAGTCAAAATTGCATCTGATCGTGGAGCAAAAAGAGCAATTCCTTTGAAGGTTAGTGGAGCGTTTCATTCATACCTTATGAGCTCAGCTTTATCTGAAATGAATGAAGCAATCAAAAATGTTACTTTTAATAATTCTTCAATTCCTTTAATTGCTAACTGTTCTAGTAAACCTATGAGTAATGTATCCGAAATACGCGAAGAATTGTCAGAACAATTATGTGGATGTGTTTATTGGCAAAGAGGTATTGAACATATGACAAATGAAGGTATTACAACTTTCTATGAATTCGGCCCAGGTAAAGTGTTATCAGGGATGGTGAAAAGAATCTCAGAAAATTCAATCACACATTCGATTTCAGATTATGAATCTTTGATTAATTTGCAACCTGAAAATTAA
- the nusB gene encoding transcription antitermination factor NusB — translation MDPLRLRKDRELIIKILYEIDSTSHPLEAIIYNTFKRIKLNASRRDYISSTSEGIIANLSTIDETLSKYAISWPIEQISLIDRNILRLSIYELQNSDTNTTSIVINDAVELAKNYGSDQSGKFINGVLGSYARKTLNKT, via the coding sequence ATGGACCCTCTAAGGTTACGCAAAGATCGCGAGTTAATAATAAAAATACTATACGAAATTGATAGTACTTCACATCCACTAGAAGCAATTATATACAATACGTTTAAACGTATAAAACTTAATGCTTCTAGAAGAGACTACATATCATCTACATCAGAAGGAATTATTGCGAATCTTTCCACTATTGACGAAACTTTGTCAAAATATGCGATAAGTTGGCCAATAGAACAAATATCCCTTATTGATCGAAATATTTTACGCTTATCAATTTATGAGCTGCAAAATTCTGATACAAACACGACTAGTATTGTTATCAATGACGCTGTAGAATTAGCAAAGAATTATGGAAGTGATCAATCAGGTAAATTTATTAATGGAGTCTTGGGCTCCTACGCCAGAAAAACACTGAATAAAACATAA
- a CDS encoding 50S ribosomal protein L32 → MGALPKKKRTQSRRGARKSHVSLKAPTLTLCTQCGQKIPSHQVCSICGYYKGELIKETKVQEII, encoded by the coding sequence ATGGGGGCTTTACCTAAAAAAAAGCGAACTCAGTCAAGAAGAGGAGCTAGAAAAAGCCATGTAAGTTTGAAAGCACCGACCTTAACTTTGTGCACTCAATGTGGTCAAAAAATTCCAAGCCATCAAGTTTGTTCAATATGTGGATACTATAAAGGCGAATTGATTAAAGAAACTAAAGTTCAAGAAATAATTTAA
- a CDS encoding methylmalonyl-CoA mutase, translating to MDNNEIRVLIAKPGLDGHDRGAKVITRYLSEQNIKTKFSGIRKTPEQITELAAKMDANIIGISILSGAHLELVAELFDCLYKKEMDHVKILVGGIIPESDKEALNSLGVKGVFGPGTSLEEIELSIRNAHGE from the coding sequence ATGGATAATAATGAAATAAGAGTACTAATTGCCAAACCTGGACTTGATGGACATGACCGCGGAGCTAAGGTTATTACTCGATATTTGTCAGAGCAAAACATCAAAACGAAATTTTCCGGAATTAGAAAAACACCTGAACAAATAACAGAATTAGCTGCAAAAATGGACGCAAATATCATTGGTATAAGTATATTATCAGGAGCGCATTTAGAACTTGTAGCGGAACTTTTTGACTGTTTGTATAAAAAAGAAATGGATCATGTAAAAATACTCGTCGGTGGCATTATACCTGAATCAGATAAAGAGGCCCTAAACTCATTAGGAGTAAAAGGAGTTTTTGGACCAGGCACCTCACTCGAAGAAATTGAATTATCTATACGAAATGCACATGGGGAATAA
- a CDS encoding acyl-CoA dehydrogenase, with the protein ESFHRLASMGLLGITIDEKYGGAGGGFKEFSIVTEEIAKACGATSAIYGSHIGLVLQSIARFGNEEQKSRFLPPLINGTSVGAWGLTEPESGSDVASMSTTSTSGDGLYRLNGTKHFITNGDVADTFVIYATQNRELKSKGVNCLVVERNTPGFQTIKQDGKLGMKASSTAELIFEDCPVPEENRLGEENTGFYSAMQILESSRIAIAAQSVGIGQACLEAATNYAVSRKTFNNPIASYQAIQWMLADMATEIDAARLLTRRASILKDMKEPHNKEASMAKLFASESANRAATKAVQILGGYGYFKSSHVERYFRDAKITEIYEGTSEIHRMIISRSIINQANNN; encoded by the coding sequence TGGAAAGCTTTCATCGTCTTGCCAGTATGGGCTTACTAGGAATTACTATCGATGAAAAATATGGAGGTGCTGGCGGCGGTTTCAAAGAGTTTTCTATAGTAACAGAAGAAATCGCTAAAGCTTGTGGCGCTACTTCTGCTATATATGGATCTCATATAGGATTAGTACTACAAAGTATAGCCAGATTTGGCAATGAAGAACAAAAATCAAGATTTTTACCACCACTAATTAACGGAACATCCGTTGGCGCTTGGGGTCTTACAGAACCTGAATCAGGTTCTGATGTTGCTTCAATGTCTACTACATCTACTTCAGGGGATGGTCTGTATAGATTAAACGGAACTAAACATTTTATAACTAATGGCGATGTAGCTGATACTTTTGTAATTTATGCAACCCAAAATCGTGAATTAAAAAGCAAGGGTGTAAATTGTTTAGTAGTTGAGAGAAATACTCCTGGATTTCAAACAATCAAACAAGATGGAAAACTGGGAATGAAAGCTTCTAGTACTGCTGAATTAATATTTGAAGATTGTCCTGTCCCAGAAGAAAATCGATTAGGTGAAGAAAATACTGGTTTTTATTCAGCAATGCAAATATTAGAATCAAGTAGAATTGCAATTGCCGCACAATCCGTAGGCATAGGCCAAGCCTGTCTTGAAGCAGCTACAAATTACGCAGTTTCAAGAAAAACTTTTAATAACCCAATAGCTTCATATCAAGCTATACAATGGATGTTGGCTGATATGGCTACTGAAATAGACGCAGCGAGATTATTAACTCGTAGAGCCAGTATCCTAAAAGATATGAAAGAACCTCATAACAAAGAAGCATCTATGGCTAAGTTGTTTGCATCTGAAAGTGCTAATAGAGCTGCAACCAAAGCAGTACAAATCCTTGGTGGTTATGGATACTTTAAATCTAGCCATGTAGAAAGATACTTTAGAGATGCAAAAATAACAGAAATTTATGAAGGCACAAGCGAAATTCATCGAATGATTATATCGCGCTCAATCATTAATCAAGCAAATAATAACTAA